In Naumovozyma castellii chromosome 1, complete genome, one DNA window encodes the following:
- the ATP17 gene encoding F1F0 ATP synthase subunit f (ancestral locus Anc_5.451) has product MIFKRALSTLIPPKVVSVKHLTAAPNAKRINNVVGFYKLLPQGPAPKINNLSGPLGRYKAKYYDGENASGKPLLHLIGAIVVLGYSMEYYFHLRHHKNGEGEH; this is encoded by the coding sequence ATGATCTTCAAACGTGCATTGTCAACCCTTATACCTCCTAAAGTTGTGTCAGTGAAACATTTAACTGCTGCTCCCAATGCTAAGAGAATCAATAATGTTGTAGGCTTCTATAAGCTACTTCCACAAGGACCAGCACCAAAGATTAACAATCTATCAGGACCACTTGGAAGATACAAAGCTAAGTACTATGACGGGGAAAATGCATCAGGAAAGCCCCTTTTACATCTAATTGGTGCTATCGTTGTTCTTGGTTATTCTATGGAATACTATTTCCATTTGAGACATCATAAGAATGGTGAGGGTGAACATTGA
- the LSM6 gene encoding U4/U6-U5 snRNP complex subunit LSM6 (ancestral locus Anc_5.452): MSAKTESTSVSTQFLSNIIGKPVNVKLYSGMLYNGRLESIDGFMNVALSSATEHYENASNGLLRTYNSDVFLRGTQVMYISEV, encoded by the coding sequence ATGTCCGCTAAAACAGAAAGTACCAGTGTCTCAACACAATTTTTATCCAATATTATCGGCAAACCAGTAAACGTGAAGTTGTACTCCGGAATGCTATATAATGGAAGATTAGAATCAATCGACGGATTTATGAATGTTGCTCTTTCAAGTGCTACCGAACATTATGAAAATGCATCAAATGGTCTCCTAAGGACTTATAACAGCGACGTATTTCTAAGAGGGACCCAAGTTATGTACATCAGTGAAGTCTAA
- the SDH6 gene encoding Sdh6p (ancestral locus Anc_5.454): MVARLRGIQQDVIHFYRQCIRAAMKKPVETRPHFIDYIHSEFGKHKNLQRKDFTTIEYLLRVGNKKLKMYSQPELKDIH; this comes from the coding sequence ATGGTGGCAAGACTTAGGGGCATTCAACAAGATGTAATCCATTTTTATAGACAATGCATAAGAGCTGCAATGAAAAAACCGGTAGAAACGAGACCGCACTTTATCGATTATATTCATTCTGAATTTGGTAAGCATAAAAATCTACAAAGAAAGGACTTTACTACCATTGAATATCTATTAAGGGTGGGCaataagaaattgaaaatgtatTCTCAACCAGAACTAAAAgatattcattaa
- the ARO10 gene encoding phenylpyruvate decarboxylase ARO10 (ancestral locus Anc_5.456), which produces MLTVPLSQELIGNYNSFQPNTTTARDGIPFGEYLLQRILTAGTKSIFGVPGDFNLSLLEYLYTPSLISQGLRWIGTCNELNAAYAADGYSRYSNKMSCLITTYGVGELSAMNGVAGAFAEDVKVLHIVGVTRSVDSRSDDYHTRNIHHLVPKLKDSNFIGPNHRVYSEMVRDKLACSVAYLDNIETACDEVDKVIFDIYKYSKPGYIFVPADFSDMLVNPSNLVSNPVITLENAIPEVPSLELEEVTQLLLQCIYDSKTPAIIGDVLTDRFGCAPELNKLIKMTSMWNFSTVMGKSVIDESNPKYMGLYNGNEGICSVTERFLQCDLVLHFGINVNEINNGHYTYKYNENAKIVELHPEYVRFFDFKINEEKLFKGVHFVPILKRLLEKLEPTNLNFNYPTNVARFSQEEICLPQESSSELKVTQTHLQNKIPSYFNDGDVVVCETGSFQFALRDFIFPSQLKYISQGFFLSIGMALPASMGVGIAMQDFPKSHLIANGKEHSYQPRLILFEGDGAAQMTVQELTTMLRNKIPIEIILLNNNGYTIERAIKGPTRSYNDIMPWKWTKLFEAFGDFDNKYTMNTLVETRSELDRILEDLKYKKRDNLIELLEVKLDVMDFPKQLQSMVDAAAFKRSKK; this is translated from the coding sequence ATGTTGACAGTTCCACTTTCCCAAGAATTAATAGGTAACTATAATAGTTTCCAACCAAATACTACTACTGCAAGAGATGGTATCCCATTTGGGGAGTATCTATTACAGAGAATCTTAACAGCTGGTAcaaaatcaatatttggGGTCCCAGGTGATTTTAACCTTTCTTTATTGGAATACCTCTATACTCCAAGTTTAATCTCTCAGGGTCTCAGATGGATTGGGACATGTAATGAACTGAATGCTGCCTATGCTGCCGATGGTTATTCTCgttattcaaataaaatgaGTTGTCTAATTACTACTTACGGAGTGGGTGAACTAAGTGCCATGAATGGGGTTGCCGGTGCCTTTGCGGAAGACGTTAAGGTTTTACATATTGTTGGTGTCACTCGTTCAGTTGACTCTCGTTCTGATGACTACCATACACGTAACATACATCATTTAGTACCAAAGTTGAAAGATTCAAACTTTATTGGGCCTAATCATAGAGTCTATTCAGAAATGGTAAGGGATAAATTAGCCTGTTCTGTGGCATATTTAGACAATATTGAGACAGCTTGTGATGAAGTTGATAAAGTCATTTTTGACATctataaatattcaaagcCTGGCTATATCTTTGTTCCCGCTGATTTTTCAGATATGTTGGTTAACCCCTCCAATTTAGTTTCTAATCCGGTAAtcactttggaaaatgCCATCCCTGAGGTTCCATCattggaattggaagaagttACACAACTTTTACTACAATGCATTTATGACAGTAAAACCCCAGCTATTATTGGAGATGTACTGACTGATAGATTTGGATGTGCCCCagaattaaataaattgatcAAGATGACGTCAATgtggaatttttcaacagTTATGGGCAAATCAgttattgatgaatcaaACCCAAAATATATGGGTCTATATAATGGGAATGAAGGTATTTGTTCAGTCACTGAAAGATTTTTACAATGTGATTTGGTTTTACACTTTGGTATTAACGTAAACGAGATTAATAATGGTCATTACActtataaatataatgaaaatgcCAAAATAGTTGAATTACATCCTGAGTATGTCAGATTCTTTGACTTTaagattaatgaagaaaagcTCTTTAAAGGTGTCCATTTTGTTCCtattttgaagagattGTTAGAGAAACTTGAGCCAACAAATTTAAACTTCAACTATCCAACTAACGTAGCACGATTCtctcaagaagaaatttgttTACCACAGGAGTCCTCGTCAGAACTTAAAGTTACGCAAACccatttacaaaataaGATCCCTAGTTACTTTAATGATGGAGACGTTGTGGTTTGTGAAACAGGTTCATTTCAATTTGCACTTCGTGATTTTATCTTTCCTtctcaattgaaatatatatcGCAAggtttttttctttccattGGAATGGCCTTACCTGCCTCAATGGGCGTTGGTATTGCAATGCAAGATTTCCCCAAATCTCATTTAATTGCTAATGGAAAAGAACATTCATATCAGCCAagattaattttatttgaGGGTGATGGTGCAGCTCAAATGACCGTACAAGAATTAACAACTATGCTACGTAACAAGATCccaattgaaattatccttttgaataataatgggtATACGATCGAAAGAGCTATAAAGGGACCAACGAGAAGTTATAATGATATTATGCCTTGGAAATGGACTAAATTATTTGAGGCCTTTGGTGACTTCGATAATAAGTATACCATGAATACATTAGTTGAGACTCGTTCAGAATTGGATCGTATTTTGGAAGACTTGAAGTATAAGAAGAGAGATAATTTAATAGAACTACTAGAAGTTAAATTGGATGTTATGGATTTCCCAAAGCAGTTACAATCTATGGTGGATGCAGCAGCCTTCAAAAGAagtaaaaaataa
- the YRA1 gene encoding RNA-binding protein YRA1 (ancestral locus Anc_5.458) translates to MSANLDQSLDEIIGNKRASNRPRQASNRGRNAAPRKASKQVNTQRRGPAVRNPSVRQRVVRAPVARVSKLLDSQREVKVNVEGLPRDIKQDAVREFFASQVGGVQRVLLSYNERGQSTGMANITFRNAQQAKVAVTKFNGAPIDGGRSRLVLNLIVDPNQAPASSLVGRIQPLPTKKIITPQTNTKRNPRAPNKKAAAVKNNRKQKKERPAKKSLEDLDKEMADYFEKK, encoded by the exons ATGTCTGCAAACTTAGATCAATCCCTAGACGAAATTATCGGTAATAAGAGAGCTAGCAACAGACCTCGTCAAGCCAGCAACCGTGGACGTAACGCCGCTCCAAGAAAGGCTTCCAAGCAAGTTAACACTCAACGTCGTGGGCCAGCTGTCAGAAATCCTTCCGTTAGACAAAGAGTCGTTAGAGCTCCTGTTGCTAGAGTCTCTAAGTTATTAGATTCTCAAAGGGAAGTTAAGGTCAATGTCGAAGGTTTGCCAAGAGATATTAAACAGGATGCTGTTAGA GAATTTTTTGCTTCTCAAGTCGGTGGTGTCCAAAGAGTTTTATTAAGTTATAATGAAAGAGGTCAATCTACTGGTATGGCCAACATTACTTTCAGAAATGCCCAACAAGCTAAGGTTGCTGTTACTAAATTTAATGGTGCTCCAATTGATGGTGGTAGATCTAGATTAgtattgaatttgattgtTGATCCAAATCAAGCACCAGCTTCCTCATTAGTCGGTAGAATTCAACCTCTACCAACCAAGAAGATTATCACTCCACAAACTAATACAAAGAGAAATCCAAGAGCTCCAAATAAGAAAGCTGCCGCTGTTAAGAACAACCGTAAGcaaaagaaggaaagacCAGCCAAGAAGAGTTTAgaagatttggataaaGAAATGGCTGATTATTTcgaaaagaaataa
- the COI1 gene encoding Coi1p (ancestral locus Anc_5.459), translated as MSTNPFRNLGKNVLLITGVGIGSIYLAKVVIKRRRDAKFQPKAIYSNKPGTMGDLKNKDPSVSYYENLAQVKPGFPIHKDGEDKVPARKSKYEASGLSAVTRKRGDKLGFLDRRRNE; from the exons ATGTCAACGAATCCTTTTAGAAACCTAGG GAAAAATGTACTTTTGATTACAGGAGTTGGGATTGGTTCAATTTATTTGGCAAAAGTAGTAATAAAACGAAGGAGAGATGCCAAGTTTCAACCAAAGgcaatatattcaaataaaccAGGCACTATGGGTGATCTCAAAAATAAGGATCCTAGTGTATCATACTATGAAAATCTAGCACAAGTCAAACCAGGGTTTCCTATCCATAAAGATGGAGAGGATAAAGTACCCGCAAGGAAAAGTAAGTATGAAGCAAGTGGATTGAGTGCCGTTACAAGGAAGAGGGGCGACAAATTAGGATTTCTTGATAGAAGGAgaaatgaataa
- the NCAS0A11860 gene encoding uncharacterized protein (ancestral locus Anc_5.461): MSESIDHPIEKSSVQNALSDIVNGSIAGAFGKIIEYPFDTVKVRLQTQGSHIFPTTWSCIKYTYHNEGVWRGFFQGIGSPLFGAALENATLFVSYNQCSNVLEKFTNVSPLSNILLSGAFAGSCASFVLTPVELIKCKLQVSNLQTAVEGQIKHTKIIPTLMYVLREKGILGLWQGQSSTFIRESLGGVAWFATYEVMKQGLKDRRKDTENKTWELLVSGASAGLAFNASIFPADTVKSMMQTEHITLINAVKKVLTTYGITGFYRGLGITLIRAVPANATVFYMYETLSKM, from the coding sequence ATGAGTGAAAGTATAGACCAcccaattgaaaaaagtaGTGTTCAAAATGCATTAAGTGATATAGTTAATGGGTCCATAGCAGGTGCATTCGGTAAAATTATCGAATATCCATTCGACACAGTCAAGGTTAGACTGCAAACACAAGGATCACATATTTTCCCCACAACATGGTCTTGCATCAAATATACATACCACAATGAAGGTGTATGGAGAGGGTTTTTCCAAGGAATAGGATCTCCATTATTTGGTGCAGCATTAGAGAATGCTAcattatttgtttcttataACCAATGTTCCAATgtattggaaaaattcaCTAATGTTTCACCATTATCAAATATCCTTCTTTCTGGGGCGTTTGCTGGTTCATGTGCAAGTTTTGTTCTGACTCCAGTGGAATTAATCAAATGTAAGTTACAAGTCTCCAATTTGCAGACAGCTGTTGAAGGACAAATAAAACATACCAAAATAATACCAACATTAATGTATGTCCTTAGAGAAAAAGGTATACTAGGATTATGGCAAGGTCAATCAAGCACATTTATCAGAGAATCCTTAGGAGGGGTGGCATGGTTTGCAACTTATGAAGTAATGAAACAGGGATTAAAGGATAGACGTAAAGATactgaaaataaaacatgGGAATTATTAGTTAGTGGGGCCAGTGCAGGTTTAGCGTTCAATGCAAGTATCTTTCCAGCAGACACAGTGAAGTCAATGATGCAAACTGAACATATAACATTAATAAATGCAGTAAAGAAAGTATTGACCACATACGGGATAACAGGGTTTTATAGAGGTTTAGGAATCACTTTGATTAGAGCTGTTCCTGCTAATGCCACTGTCTTCTATATGTACGAAACTTTATCAAAGATGTAA
- the RPP2B gene encoding ribosomal protein P2 (ancestral locus Anc_5.462), whose protein sequence is MKYLAAYLLLVQGGNAAPSAADIKSVIDSVGLEVDETRINSLLSSLEGKGSLDEIIAAGAQKFASVPAGGVATGGAAVGGASSGAAGAAAEEKEEEAKEESDDDMGFGLFD, encoded by the coding sequence atgaaatACTTAGCTGCTTACTTATTATTAGTTCAAGGTGGTAACGCTGCCCCATCCGCTGCCGACATCAAGTCTGTTATTGACTCTGTTGGTCTAGAAGTTGATGAAACTAGAATCAACTCCTTGTTGTCTTCTTTGGAAGGTAAGGGTTCTCTAGATGAAATCATTGCTGCTGGTGCTCAAAAGTTCGCTTCCGTTCCAGCTGGTGGTGTCGCTACTGGTGGTGCTGCTGTTGGTGGTGCTTCATCTGGTGCTGCTGGTGCCGCTgctgaagaaaaggaagaagaagctaaGGAAGAATCCGATGATGACATGGGTTTCGGTCTTTTCGATTAA